In Paenibacillus sp. J23TS9, a single genomic region encodes these proteins:
- a CDS encoding CPBP family intramembrane glutamic endopeptidase: protein MKKFKFRAPKLKQATPDQLTDRLLLINLYLTQGLTLIIGLAWILFQKRNPFELFVPHKGDYFVAWGLGLAAVMFLIDFLVSRVTPEEVMDDGGINNMLFQNRPVWHIVLIAALVAVCEELLFRGAIQHSFGPYWTSILFAVIHVRYLKHWIPTGWVFLSSFGLGYIYIHSGTLLAPVVCHFAIDCISGLVIRFRRES, encoded by the coding sequence ATGAAAAAATTTAAATTCCGTGCGCCGAAGTTGAAGCAGGCGACACCAGATCAGCTGACAGACCGTCTGCTCCTGATCAATCTTTATCTTACACAAGGTCTTACCTTAATTATCGGATTGGCCTGGATATTATTTCAGAAGAGAAATCCTTTCGAATTATTCGTGCCGCATAAAGGTGACTATTTTGTGGCTTGGGGGCTGGGACTGGCTGCCGTCATGTTTTTAATTGATTTTCTGGTGTCCCGCGTAACGCCAGAGGAAGTCATGGATGACGGCGGAATCAACAACATGCTGTTTCAAAACCGTCCTGTTTGGCATATTGTATTGATAGCGGCTCTGGTGGCGGTATGCGAAGAGCTGCTGTTCCGGGGTGCTATCCAGCATTCATTCGGTCCGTACTGGACCAGTATTTTGTTCGCCGTGATCCATGTCCGCTATTTGAAGCACTGGATTCCGACGGGCTGGGTATTCCTGAGCAGCTTCGGACTCGGTTATATCTACATACACTCCGGCACACTTCTTGCCCCTGTGGTATGCCATTTTGCGATAGATTGTATTTCCGGGTTAGTGATTCGATTTCGGAGGGAATCATGA
- a CDS encoding metallophosphoesterase: MVTAVLLWIAGFLVLCCVLIFARMSYEARLHAVTHSEVIMEGLPEAFDGCSIFFISDIHKRKLSDKYLQEFKGKADWVILGGDIMEKNVPLERVKENLEILSDLGQVYAVYGNHDLKADPEGLEQVLRDTGGILLRDQNIRLEREGEEVCLTGVDQPLTKRDGYPGVPDLPDGDIKACRIVVVHDPAWIRYASDKPDLILAGHTHGGQIRLPFFGAIRLNAFYRKYDCGWFRWYQPQSAVKLPQMLISRGFGNRRVALRLCCPAEMHLIRLKKGTAGKLK; encoded by the coding sequence ATGGTAACGGCAGTGCTGCTTTGGATCGCCGGATTCCTTGTTTTATGCTGTGTGCTGATTTTTGCAAGGATGTCCTATGAGGCACGGCTTCATGCCGTTACGCATTCAGAAGTTATAATGGAAGGCTTGCCGGAAGCTTTCGATGGCTGCAGCATTTTTTTTATCTCCGATATTCACAAGCGCAAGCTTTCGGACAAATATTTGCAGGAATTTAAAGGCAAAGCGGATTGGGTAATTCTTGGCGGGGATATTATGGAGAAAAACGTTCCGTTAGAGCGTGTGAAGGAAAACTTGGAGATTTTATCAGACTTGGGTCAGGTATACGCCGTATACGGTAATCATGATCTGAAGGCAGATCCCGAAGGATTGGAACAGGTGCTAAGAGATACGGGTGGAATTCTACTAAGGGATCAGAACATACGGCTGGAACGAGAAGGAGAAGAGGTATGCCTGACAGGCGTCGACCAGCCGCTAACCAAGCGGGATGGTTATCCTGGGGTTCCGGATTTGCCGGACGGTGATATTAAGGCGTGCAGGATTGTTGTGGTACATGACCCCGCCTGGATCCGCTATGCTTCCGATAAACCGGATCTGATTCTTGCAGGGCACACACATGGCGGGCAAATCAGACTGCCATTTTTCGGGGCGATCAGATTGAACGCTTTTTACCGCAAATATGATTGCGGCTGGTTTAGATGGTATCAGCCGCAGTCTGCTGTGAAGCTGCCGCAAATGCTGATCAGCCGCGGATTCGGCAATAGGCGCGTCGCGCTCCGCTTATGCTGTCCTGCCGAGATGCACCTTATTCGGTTGAAGAAGGGCACGGCTGGTAAGCTGAAGTAA
- a CDS encoding polysaccharide deacetylase family protein translates to MVKKTAALLLVTALLLSACGGKNETTADKNQNTTTQDNTKTTTTAVQGSNDDSGHENASNGNQSGEAGKDEPDGTKETGTQNDGTQDNAAGQNGETAAVPLKYHMNKAYNIVPNEEGTEKKVVLLTFDDGPKKAEWINSLIDTLDKHHAKAIFFVNGYRVKENPDLLKLIHDRGQIIGNHSWDHISLRKEPEAKVKKQIEDVQKIVKDTIGESPVFFRPPFGEGGDVGKKIAKENGLLYMTWSNGSLDWTMKSKGTDNPHKVIQNVMDQLHAGSNILMHELSWTTEALDQLLTKLESKGYTFVDPRSIELDMR, encoded by the coding sequence ATGGTTAAAAAGACAGCTGCGCTTCTTCTTGTGACTGCCTTGTTGTTAAGCGCATGCGGCGGCAAAAACGAAACGACTGCAGACAAGAATCAAAACACGACTACCCAAGACAACACTAAAACGACGACAACAGCCGTTCAAGGCTCAAATGATGATTCAGGACATGAGAATGCTTCCAATGGAAATCAATCCGGAGAAGCCGGCAAAGATGAGCCAGACGGAACGAAAGAAACAGGCACGCAAAATGATGGTACCCAGGATAACGCGGCGGGACAAAATGGTGAAACTGCTGCCGTACCTTTGAAATACCACATGAATAAGGCATACAATATTGTCCCAAATGAAGAAGGCACGGAGAAAAAGGTCGTGCTGCTGACATTCGATGATGGTCCTAAAAAGGCTGAATGGATTAACAGCTTGATTGATACGCTGGACAAGCATCATGCCAAAGCAATTTTCTTCGTAAATGGATACCGTGTCAAAGAAAATCCGGATTTGCTTAAGCTGATCCATGACCGTGGACAGATAATCGGCAATCACAGCTGGGATCACATTTCCTTGCGAAAAGAACCAGAAGCAAAAGTGAAAAAGCAAATTGAAGATGTACAAAAGATCGTAAAGGATACAATTGGAGAATCGCCTGTATTCTTCCGGCCTCCTTTCGGTGAAGGCGGAGATGTGGGCAAGAAGATCGCGAAGGAAAACGGACTTCTGTACATGACCTGGTCAAACGGTTCTCTCGATTGGACGATGAAGTCCAAAGGGACAGATAATCCACATAAGGTGATCCAAAACGTTATGGACCAGCTGCATGCCGGAAGCAACATTCTGATGCATGAGCTCTCATGGACCACCGAAGCGCTTGATCAACTGCTGACCAAGCTTGAGAGCAAGGGCTACACGTTTGTGGATCCCCGCAGTATTGAACTTGATATGAGATAA